From the genome of Mesorhizobium sp. INR15, one region includes:
- a CDS encoding SDR family oxidoreductase: MSFLKPLTGQKALVTGANSGIGEGVAIALGAAGADVVVNYVTNEDAATKVVDRIRAGGANALALQADVSSQNEVEAMFARAIEEFGTLDILVANAGLQQDAPFTEMTLEKWNKVLDVNLTGQFLCAQAATREFLRRGVVPSVSRAAGKIVCMSSVHQVIPWAGHANYATSKGGIKLLMESMAQELAPKGIRVNAIAPGAIRTPINTLAWSTPEAMKSLLTLVPYGRIGEPEDIARAAVWLASDDSDYVVGTTLFVDGGMTLYPGFATGG; this comes from the coding sequence ATGTCTTTCTTAAAACCTTTAACGGGTCAAAAGGCACTCGTGACTGGCGCAAATTCCGGGATTGGGGAGGGTGTCGCAATCGCGCTCGGTGCGGCAGGAGCCGATGTGGTTGTCAACTATGTAACAAACGAGGACGCGGCAACGAAGGTTGTCGATAGGATCCGCGCTGGAGGGGCGAACGCGCTGGCGTTGCAAGCCGACGTTTCCAGCCAAAATGAAGTCGAAGCGATGTTTGCCAGAGCGATCGAAGAGTTCGGCACACTCGACATCCTGGTCGCGAATGCCGGCCTGCAACAAGACGCCCCCTTTACCGAGATGACTTTGGAAAAGTGGAACAAGGTTCTCGATGTCAATCTGACCGGCCAGTTCCTGTGCGCGCAGGCTGCGACACGGGAATTTCTTCGCCGTGGCGTAGTACCTTCCGTGTCGCGAGCCGCAGGCAAGATTGTCTGCATGAGCTCGGTGCATCAGGTCATTCCTTGGGCCGGTCATGCCAACTACGCCACGTCCAAAGGCGGTATCAAGCTGTTGATGGAAAGTATGGCGCAGGAACTCGCGCCCAAGGGTATCCGCGTCAATGCTATCGCGCCAGGCGCAATTCGCACGCCGATCAACACATTGGCCTGGAGCACACCCGAAGCCATGAAATCGCTGCTTACACTGGTCCCCTATGGTCGGATCGGTGAACCAGAAGATATCGCCAGGGCTGCTGTATGGCTCGCTTCCGACGACTCCGACTACGTGGTTGGCACCACCTTGTTCGTCGATGGCGGAATGACGCTGTATCCAGGGTT